A window of Rosa rugosa chromosome 7, drRosRugo1.1, whole genome shotgun sequence genomic DNA:
catatgaaaaaaaaaaaattatcgtgTATCGTgtcaatttttaaaaaaaaaaagaaaaagaaaaaagacgaCCTATATAAAATTTCAGACCCTCTTCCAGTGTTGATGCCATTTCTGAGAGCAAGAGAAGGGTTCTCTCTTAGGGTTAGggtctcagactctctctcccAAATTACCAGTAACCATGTCGCTAAACCCACCCGCGGGTTACGGCACCGTCACCGGCGGTCAAACCTCGACCTCCCAAACCGTGTACCCCACGCGCCGCCCATGGTCCGAGCTTTTCTCCCCCGCCGCCTTCTCCGTCCCCTACAGCTACGCCGACGCCATGAGCCGCGTGAAGCACAACCTCAGCTACTTCCGTCTCAACTACGCCGTGGTCGTGctcttcatcgtcttcctcaGCCTCCTATGGCACCCGGTCTCCATGATCGTCTTCTTGATCATCCTCATCTACTGGATCTTCGGTTACTTCTCACGCGCCCCCGGCCCCGTCGTCCTTTTCAACCGGAGCTTCGACGACGGCGCCGTCCTCTTCGCCCTCAGCCTCCTCACCGTGGTGGCGCTTGTGCTCACGCGCGTGGGGCTGAACGTGCTGGTCTCTCTGGTCGTCGCCGTGGTCGTTGTGGGCCTCCACGCCGCGTTTCGGGTCACAGAAGACCTGTATTCCGATCCGGAGAGCGCTGCTGATGGTGGGTTGGTTTCCGTTGTTGGATCGGAGCCGTCGCGCCC
This region includes:
- the LOC133721809 gene encoding PRA1 family protein E-like, which produces MSLNPPAGYGTVTGGQTSTSQTVYPTRRPWSELFSPAAFSVPYSYADAMSRVKHNLSYFRLNYAVVVLFIVFLSLLWHPVSMIVFLIILIYWIFGYFSRAPGPVVLFNRSFDDGAVLFALSLLTVVALVLTRVGLNVLVSLVVAVVVVGLHAAFRVTEDLYSDPESAADGGLVSVVGSEPSRPAHTRF